The following coding sequences lie in one Caproicibacterium argilliputei genomic window:
- a CDS encoding HAMP domain-containing sensor histidine kinase, whose protein sequence is MKKKMALLNSVIVVISFTVAFVLCAVQVHSQYETEFTRRLDAVLSLSALDTSQFAKNPQGEAQLLGDSLKKSGQQIRISIISAQGKVLGDSAMQEINENHLHRPEIQQALKSGRGYDIRVSSTTHQRYLYAAQQVENHYFLRAAMRTTEMDTVMRRLAGSAAVCIFIGILIACFATLPLVSRTLRPLRELTDAAKEISRGNFTRRVSVSPAKDEVGSLARSFNRMIRSTENAITELDRNQSRLTGLLEGMDDGVLAVDSTGHVLFFNERVRILLSCPNLQVSDALDSSLVLSHVADILQRVGKSGETCKEQIAGVTAEQQFTVYAAPVEGGASVLAVISDISRMKRLEQMRSEFVGNVTHELKTPLTSIRASIELLKSSGRDAKTRAYFYEVLDMEAERLQHLIDDMLVLSRLENMRQDTAAQPISVEETVRDSVERLSMTAAKHQISVEFHVDPTLLVCCAPMRLEQLFTNLIENAVKYNHPGGKVEITGAPQHEIAVIKVRDTGIGIAPEHIPRLFERFYRVDASRSREIGGTGLGLSIVKHIAVLYGGDISVESKVGAGSVFTVRLPLASAEHTGKA, encoded by the coding sequence TTGAAAAAGAAAATGGCGCTGCTCAATTCTGTCATTGTGGTCATCAGCTTTACGGTTGCATTTGTGCTGTGTGCGGTGCAGGTACATAGCCAGTACGAAACGGAGTTTACCCGCCGCTTGGATGCGGTTCTTTCCCTTTCCGCACTGGATACGTCCCAATTTGCGAAAAATCCGCAGGGAGAAGCGCAGCTGCTGGGGGATTCGCTGAAAAAATCCGGCCAGCAGATTCGCATCAGTATTATTTCCGCGCAGGGAAAAGTGCTGGGTGACAGCGCCATGCAGGAAATCAATGAAAACCATTTGCACCGTCCGGAAATTCAGCAGGCGCTGAAAAGCGGGCGCGGTTATGACATCCGCGTCAGCAGCACCACACATCAGCGATATCTATACGCGGCACAGCAGGTGGAAAATCATTACTTTTTGCGCGCAGCCATGCGCACCACGGAAATGGATACAGTCATGCGTCGGCTGGCGGGCAGTGCGGCAGTCTGCATTTTCATTGGGATTCTGATTGCCTGCTTCGCCACGCTGCCGCTGGTTTCGCGGACGCTGCGGCCCCTGCGGGAACTGACCGATGCTGCCAAGGAAATCAGCCGGGGCAATTTTACGCGGCGGGTGTCAGTCAGCCCTGCAAAGGACGAAGTCGGCAGCCTTGCCCGCTCCTTTAACCGTATGATTCGCAGTACGGAAAATGCCATCACGGAACTGGACCGCAACCAGAGCCGCCTGACCGGTCTTCTGGAGGGCATGGACGACGGTGTGCTTGCGGTGGACAGCACCGGGCACGTGCTGTTTTTCAATGAGCGCGTGCGCATTTTGCTTTCCTGCCCGAATCTTCAGGTCAGCGATGCACTGGACAGCAGCCTGGTTCTTAGTCACGTGGCGGATATCCTGCAGCGGGTGGGCAAAAGCGGCGAAACGTGCAAGGAGCAGATTGCGGGTGTAACGGCAGAACAGCAGTTTACCGTGTATGCCGCCCCAGTGGAAGGCGGCGCCAGTGTGCTGGCGGTCATCAGCGACATCAGCCGGATGAAGCGTCTGGAGCAGATGCGCAGCGAGTTTGTCGGCAACGTCACGCATGAGCTGAAAACGCCGCTGACCTCCATTCGCGCAAGCATTGAACTGCTGAAAAGCAGCGGGCGCGATGCAAAGACCCGTGCGTATTTTTATGAGGTGCTGGATATGGAAGCTGAACGCTTGCAGCACTTGATTGACGATATGCTGGTGCTTTCCAGACTGGAAAATATGCGGCAGGACACCGCGGCGCAGCCCATCAGCGTGGAGGAAACGGTGCGGGACAGTGTGGAGCGTCTGAGCATGACTGCCGCTAAGCATCAGATTTCCGTGGAATTTCATGTGGACCCGACCCTGCTCGTCTGCTGCGCGCCCATGCGGCTGGAGCAGCTGTTTACCAATTTGATTGAAAATGCTGTCAAGTACAACCATCCCGGTGGTAAGGTGGAGATTACGGGGGCGCCGCAGCATGAAATTGCGGTCATTAAAGTGCGGGATACCGGCATTGGCATTGCGCCGGAGCATATTCCACGCCTGTTTGAACGGTTTTATCGCGTAGATGCCAGCCGTTCGCGGGAAATTGGCGGTACCGGGCTGGGGCTGTCAATCGTAAAGCATATCGCTGTGCTTTATGGGGGTGACATCAGTGTGGAAAGCAAGGTGGGCGCAGGCTCGGTTTTTACGGTTCGACTGCCGCTTGCCAGTGCGGAGCATACGGGAAAAGCATAA
- a CDS encoding alanyl-tRNA editing protein: protein METQKLYEENAYLHTFRAQVLSCRQEKETWKVVLDRTAFYPEGGGQPGDRGVLNRVNVLDTHEKDGVVVHTTDAPLAVGSRVTGGIDWPLRRSRMQEHTGEHILSGVLHRFFGVSNVGFHMGSACVTLDLDKPLDAHQIALGERLANEAVYRNLPVVVTYPTAEQLQKLDYRSKKELTGRVRIVTVPGYDVCACCGTHVARTGEIGLVKVLGFTHYKGGVRISILCGSRALQDYGARLQAVTEISGLLSAKPEGVADAVKHLQQEKENLQQKLTAVQNELLKQKAAHLQPAANGLLWTFEEGLTPDALRRYGTLLAEKCPRVAAVFSGQDGRYQYAIVGAPGTDVRPLGKALNAALHGRGGGKPAFVQGSVQAAQREIEDWFAKQEVEK, encoded by the coding sequence GTGGAAACTCAAAAATTATATGAGGAAAATGCATATCTGCACACCTTTCGGGCGCAGGTGCTTTCCTGCAGGCAGGAAAAGGAAACATGGAAAGTGGTTCTGGACCGCACGGCGTTTTATCCGGAGGGCGGTGGCCAGCCGGGTGACCGCGGGGTGCTCAATCGCGTCAATGTACTGGATACGCACGAAAAGGACGGCGTGGTGGTTCACACAACGGACGCACCGCTGGCGGTGGGCAGTCGGGTGACCGGCGGCATTGACTGGCCTCTGCGCCGCTCTCGGATGCAGGAGCATACCGGGGAGCACATCCTTTCCGGTGTGCTGCACCGCTTTTTCGGGGTCAGCAACGTCGGCTTTCACATGGGCAGCGCCTGTGTGACGCTGGACTTGGACAAGCCGCTGGACGCACATCAGATTGCGCTGGGTGAGCGCCTGGCAAATGAAGCAGTGTACCGGAATCTGCCGGTTGTTGTGACCTACCCGACTGCCGAGCAGCTGCAAAAGCTGGATTACCGCAGCAAAAAGGAACTGACCGGGCGGGTACGCATTGTGACGGTGCCCGGTTATGATGTGTGCGCCTGCTGCGGCACGCACGTTGCACGTACCGGCGAAATCGGGCTGGTGAAGGTTCTCGGTTTTACACACTATAAAGGCGGCGTGCGGATTTCCATTTTGTGCGGCAGCCGGGCACTGCAGGATTACGGTGCGCGTCTGCAGGCGGTGACGGAAATTTCCGGTTTGCTGTCTGCCAAGCCAGAGGGGGTGGCAGACGCGGTCAAGCACCTGCAGCAGGAGAAAGAAAACCTGCAGCAGAAGCTGACCGCCGTGCAGAATGAGCTGCTGAAGCAGAAAGCGGCACATTTGCAGCCCGCGGCAAATGGGTTGCTTTGGACATTTGAAGAAGGACTGACACCGGATGCCCTGCGGCGCTACGGCACGCTGCTGGCAGAGAAGTGCCCGCGTGTCGCCGCTGTTTTCAGTGGGCAGGACGGCAGGTATCAGTACGCGATTGTCGGTGCGCCGGGCACAGATGTGCGCCCGCTTGGCAAAGCACTGAACGCTGCGCTGCATGGCCGCGGCGGCGGCAAGCCTGCGTTTGTGCAGGGGAGCGTGCAGGCCGCACAGCGGGAAATTGAAGACTGGTTTGCAAAGCAGGAGGTGGAAAAATGA
- a CDS encoding HD domain-containing protein gives MKLSAQLLQDMVQYNAPDVRRVSHALKVYGYACILGQAEHLSEQEELTLELAAALHDIGIHQAERKYGSSAGTYQEKEGPAIARAMLQKRGVAPAAAERVCQLIGRHHTYTGIDGMDCQLLIEADFLVNVDEDSLSAEAIRSVREKIFRSASGKALLNALFGA, from the coding sequence ATGAAGCTTTCCGCACAGCTGCTGCAGGATATGGTGCAGTACAACGCACCGGATGTGCGCCGGGTCAGTCATGCGCTGAAAGTGTACGGCTATGCCTGCATTCTCGGGCAGGCGGAACACCTGTCTGAGCAGGAGGAACTGACGCTGGAACTTGCCGCTGCCCTGCACGACATCGGCATCCACCAGGCGGAGCGGAAATACGGCTCATCTGCGGGAACGTATCAGGAAAAGGAAGGCCCGGCGATTGCCCGTGCCATGCTGCAGAAGCGCGGCGTCGCTCCTGCCGCTGCGGAGCGCGTGTGTCAGCTGATTGGCCGGCATCACACATACACAGGAATCGACGGGATGGACTGCCAGCTTTTAATAGAAGCCGATTTTCTGGTCAATGTCGACGAGGATTCCCTTTCGGCAGAAGCAATCCGCAGCGTGCGGGAAAAGATTTTTCGTTCCGCTTCGGGTAAGGCACTTTTGAACGCGCTTTTCGGCGCTTGA
- a CDS encoding lactate utilization protein → MDANKQKIILDKMNRTAAALEKNHIRASCAPTCADAVRLVEQLLPEGCTIGNGGSVTLTESGVMALLKSSRYQYIDRTKGEQELRAAHNADVFLMSSNAITESGELYNVDGNSNRVSALAHGPKKVIVVAGYNKIVPDLQAAVERVKEIAAPANGVRLGANTPCAKTGRCIACGGAMTAGCSSPNRMCVNYVVTAYQRTERIHVILVGESLGY, encoded by the coding sequence ATGGACGCAAACAAGCAGAAAATTATTTTGGACAAAATGAACCGCACCGCCGCCGCACTGGAGAAAAATCACATTCGCGCCAGCTGCGCGCCGACCTGCGCCGATGCTGTCCGGCTGGTTGAGCAGCTGTTGCCGGAGGGCTGTACCATCGGGAATGGAGGCTCTGTCACGCTTACAGAAAGCGGCGTGATGGCACTTCTTAAAAGCAGCCGGTACCAGTACATTGACCGCACCAAGGGAGAGCAGGAGCTGCGCGCGGCGCACAATGCCGATGTGTTTCTGATGAGCAGCAACGCCATTACGGAAAGCGGTGAATTGTACAATGTGGACGGCAATTCCAACCGTGTTTCTGCCCTTGCGCACGGCCCGAAAAAGGTCATTGTGGTTGCGGGATACAACAAAATTGTACCAGATTTGCAGGCAGCGGTCGAGCGCGTCAAAGAAATCGCCGCACCGGCAAACGGTGTGCGGCTGGGTGCCAATACGCCCTGCGCAAAGACCGGCCGCTGTATTGCCTGCGGCGGTGCGATGACCGCTGGGTGTTCTTCGCCGAACCGGATGTGCGTTAATTACGTTGTCACGGCGTATCAGCGTACCGAGCGGATTCATGTCATTCTGGTTGGTGAATCGCTGGGGTACTGA
- a CDS encoding acetate/propionate family kinase, whose product MKILVINAGSSSLKYQLIDMETEKMLCKGNCERIGMETGRFGVKTFDGRHFQDLKTPIANHKAAFQKVTEILVHPEYGVIKSLSEISAIGHRVAQGGDLFKTSVLITDEVKKGIESLIPLAPLHNRPELDAINACQEVFGNELPMIAVFDTSFHSTMPPKAYIYPIPWEYYEKYKIRRYGFHGTSHRYVAHHVSHLMHQPVEDLKIISCHIGNGSSITAIANGKVVDTSMGLTPLDGFMMGTRSGALDPSVVTYIMKRDNLTPDQMDDILNRKSGVLGVSGYADDREVTDAEIKGEPRAVLSHQLMFYQIAKYIGAYAAAMNGVDVITFTAGLGENQPELRYDACRYLRFLGVKIDAVVNDETIHGKEGKVSTFDSQIPVYVINTNEELMIARDTRAIVDKLKYAKTEDKTIVDPEDI is encoded by the coding sequence ATGAAAATTCTCGTCATCAATGCCGGCAGTTCCTCGCTGAAATATCAGCTCATCGATATGGAAACCGAAAAAATGCTCTGCAAGGGCAATTGCGAGCGCATTGGCATGGAAACCGGCCGTTTCGGTGTCAAAACCTTTGACGGCCGCCATTTTCAGGACTTAAAAACGCCGATTGCAAACCACAAGGCCGCTTTTCAGAAAGTTACGGAAATTCTGGTTCATCCGGAATACGGCGTCATCAAAAGCCTGAGCGAAATCTCTGCTATCGGCCACCGCGTGGCACAGGGCGGCGACCTTTTCAAAACTTCCGTTCTGATTACCGATGAAGTGAAAAAGGGTATCGAAAGCCTGATTCCGCTGGCGCCGCTGCACAATCGCCCCGAGTTGGACGCCATTAACGCCTGCCAGGAAGTTTTCGGCAACGAGCTGCCGATGATTGCGGTCTTTGATACAAGCTTTCATTCTACCATGCCCCCCAAGGCATATATCTATCCGATTCCGTGGGAATACTACGAGAAATATAAAATCCGCCGCTATGGCTTTCATGGCACCAGCCACCGCTATGTGGCACACCATGTATCGCACCTGATGCACCAACCGGTCGAAGACCTGAAAATCATTAGCTGCCACATTGGCAACGGCTCCTCCATTACCGCCATCGCCAACGGCAAAGTCGTGGACACCAGCATGGGTCTGACCCCCCTGGACGGCTTTATGATGGGCACCCGCTCCGGCGCGCTGGACCCGTCGGTCGTCACCTATATCATGAAGCGCGACAACCTGACCCCCGACCAGATGGACGACATTCTCAACCGTAAATCTGGTGTTCTGGGCGTTTCCGGCTACGCGGACGACCGTGAAGTAACCGACGCTGAGATCAAGGGCGAGCCGCGCGCCGTGCTTTCGCACCAGCTGATGTTCTACCAGATTGCAAAGTATATCGGTGCATACGCTGCCGCGATGAACGGCGTGGATGTGATTACCTTCACCGCCGGTCTTGGCGAAAACCAGCCGGAGCTGCGCTATGATGCCTGCCGCTACCTGCGCTTCCTCGGCGTCAAAATTGACGCGGTGGTCAATGATGAAACCATTCACGGCAAAGAGGGCAAGGTCAGCACGTTTGACTCACAGATTCCGGTGTACGTCATCAATACGAACGAGGAGTTGATGATTGCCCGCGACACCCGTGCCATTGTGGACAAGCTCAAATACGCAAAAACAGAAGACAAAACCATTGTAGACCCGGAAGATATCTGA
- a CDS encoding tRNA(Met) cytidine acetate ligase translates to MRLAVIIAEYNPFHKGHAALVQAVRRAGATHVAAVMSGCFVQRGDAACLSKWARTRQALACGVDLVAELPVPWAVSGAECFARGGVALADALGADVLAFGSECGNAAALQRLAGLLCGSAAGEALHGYLSQGMAFAAARERAVANLAGEKAAVLLRQPNNILGIEYCKAMQAQHTQMACFTVSRQGAAHDSPAESPTPSASRVRSLLESGGVWETALPAASAAVVRTELAQGRAPASLQQVERAVLYCLRTLPEAAYHALPDVSEGLENRLRSAARCAGSMEELYAAAKTKRYSHARIRRLALSAFLGLREKDAVGTPPYLRILGFGAQGRAVLARAAQKGALPLLTRTSDSRILDSRGKNVVELENRAADVWALCCPRPAPSGLDRTTGILVFEKGCVDTWGSK, encoded by the coding sequence ATGCGGCTGGCGGTGATCATCGCGGAGTATAATCCGTTTCATAAGGGGCACGCGGCGTTGGTGCAGGCAGTGCGCCGCGCTGGAGCGACGCACGTGGCAGCTGTGATGAGCGGCTGCTTTGTGCAGCGCGGCGATGCGGCGTGCCTTTCTAAGTGGGCACGCACGCGGCAGGCGCTTGCCTGCGGGGTGGACCTGGTGGCGGAACTGCCGGTACCGTGGGCAGTGTCCGGTGCGGAGTGTTTTGCGCGCGGCGGCGTGGCGCTTGCGGATGCGCTGGGTGCGGATGTGCTTGCGTTTGGTAGCGAATGTGGGAACGCAGCAGCGCTGCAGCGGCTGGCGGGGCTTCTGTGCGGCTCTGCAGCGGGGGAAGCCCTGCACGGGTATCTATCGCAGGGCATGGCATTTGCCGCGGCGAGAGAGCGTGCAGTGGCGAATCTGGCAGGAGAGAAAGCGGCAGTGCTGCTGCGGCAGCCCAATAACATTCTGGGAATCGAATACTGCAAGGCGATGCAGGCACAGCATACGCAGATGGCCTGCTTCACCGTTTCGCGGCAGGGCGCGGCGCACGACAGCCCTGCGGAAAGTCCGACGCCCTCTGCAAGCCGAGTACGTTCCTTGCTGGAAAGCGGTGGGGTGTGGGAAACTGCGCTGCCGGCTGCCAGCGCGGCGGTGGTGCGCACAGAGCTGGCGCAGGGCCGTGCACCGGCGTCCTTGCAGCAGGTGGAGCGCGCGGTGCTGTACTGCCTGCGTACCCTGCCGGAGGCGGCATACCATGCCCTGCCAGATGTCAGTGAAGGTCTTGAAAACCGCCTGCGTTCGGCGGCTCGCTGTGCCGGTTCCATGGAGGAACTGTACGCCGCCGCAAAAACGAAGCGTTACAGTCATGCCCGGATTCGCCGCTTGGCGCTTTCCGCGTTTCTTGGCCTGCGGGAAAAAGATGCCGTGGGAACGCCACCGTATCTGCGCATCCTCGGCTTTGGTGCGCAGGGGCGTGCGGTACTGGCGCGTGCGGCGCAGAAAGGCGCGCTGCCGCTGTTGACGCGTACTTCTGACAGTCGGATACTTGACAGTCGGGGGAAAAATGTGGTTGAATTAGAAAACAGAGCTGCGGATGTGTGGGCACTTTGCTGTCCGCGGCCTGCACCGTCCGGTCTTGACCGGACAACGGGGATATTGGTTTTTGAAAAAGGGTGTGTAGATACATGGGGATCGAAGTAA
- a CDS encoding GNAT family N-acetyltransferase → MIGRNLEQLQPLFASWDETMIWSCLQGCMGQAWADNAAAPHSAQILSADFCFFAGEPNAELLRNRQGKEFLIFIPQNDAWAALLESIYANHCKRVTRYAIRKEADVFDRERLRQLTALPDDAYRMQMIDETLYRQALSQEWSRDWCSAFANWEEYRTHGLGVAALYKDQLAAGASSYLYYRGGIEIQVNTAASFRKRGLAAACSARLILECLDRGLYPSWDAQNLMSVGLAEKLGYHFSHSYRAYEVYGEEITAT, encoded by the coding sequence GTGATTGGCAGAAATTTAGAGCAGCTGCAGCCGCTTTTTGCGAGTTGGGACGAAACCATGATCTGGTCTTGCCTGCAGGGCTGCATGGGGCAGGCTTGGGCGGACAATGCCGCAGCGCCGCACTCCGCACAGATTCTCAGTGCGGATTTCTGTTTCTTTGCAGGGGAGCCGAATGCGGAACTGCTCAGGAACCGGCAGGGGAAAGAGTTCCTTATTTTTATACCGCAAAATGACGCATGGGCAGCGCTTCTGGAAAGCATTTACGCCAATCACTGTAAGCGCGTGACACGCTATGCCATTCGAAAAGAAGCGGATGTGTTTGACCGTGAGCGGCTGCGGCAGCTGACAGCGCTGCCGGACGATGCTTACAGGATGCAGATGATTGACGAAACGCTGTACCGGCAGGCACTTTCACAGGAATGGTCGCGCGACTGGTGCTCCGCCTTTGCAAATTGGGAGGAGTATCGCACACACGGATTGGGCGTGGCAGCGCTGTACAAAGACCAACTGGCGGCGGGGGCATCCTCGTATCTTTACTATCGCGGCGGGATTGAGATTCAGGTCAACACCGCTGCGTCTTTTCGCAAGCGGGGGCTTGCTGCAGCCTGCTCTGCCCGGCTGATTCTGGAGTGTCTGGATCGCGGGCTGTACCCAAGCTGGGACGCGCAGAACCTCATGTCGGTTGGCCTTGCGGAGAAATTGGGCTATCATTTCAGCCATTCTTACAGGGCTTATGAAGTGTATGGAGAGGAAATAACGGCAACATAA
- a CDS encoding V-type ATP synthase subunit D yields the protein MANAAVPTKGNLLATKKSLQLSRTGYELLDRKRNILIREMMQLIDRANSIQTKIDGAYTEAYAALQTANITLGICKELAATVPLDTGLNVAYRSVMGVEIPMVELEKAEDTIPVPFGLFQSNTALDMAYQQFQKVKELTAELAEVENSVYRLADAIKKTQKRANALKNIMIPRFTATVKFITEALEEKDREEFSRMKIIKAQKQKAQRLAEEETTVAS from the coding sequence ATGGCAAATGCAGCAGTACCAACCAAGGGAAACCTGCTTGCGACCAAAAAGTCGCTGCAGCTCAGCCGCACCGGTTACGAGCTGTTGGACCGCAAGCGCAACATTCTCATTCGGGAAATGATGCAGCTGATTGACCGCGCCAACAGCATCCAGACAAAAATCGACGGTGCTTACACGGAGGCTTATGCGGCTCTGCAGACCGCCAACATTACGCTGGGCATCTGCAAAGAGCTGGCCGCTACCGTGCCGCTGGACACAGGTTTAAACGTCGCTTACCGCAGCGTAATGGGCGTGGAAATTCCGATGGTAGAGCTTGAAAAAGCAGAGGATACCATTCCGGTTCCCTTTGGTTTATTTCAGTCGAACACTGCACTGGATATGGCTTACCAGCAGTTTCAAAAAGTAAAAGAACTGACCGCAGAACTTGCCGAAGTAGAAAACAGTGTTTACCGCCTTGCGGATGCAATCAAGAAAACACAGAAGCGCGCAAACGCGCTGAAGAACATCATGATTCCCCGCTTCACTGCAACCGTCAAGTTCATTACGGAAGCGCTTGAAGAAAAAGACCGTGAGGAATTCTCGCGGATGAAAATCATCAAAGCGCAAAAGCAAAAAGCACAAAGGCTTGCTGAAGAGGAAACGACCGTTGCTTCCTGA